In Dromiciops gliroides isolate mDroGli1 chromosome 4, mDroGli1.pri, whole genome shotgun sequence, one DNA window encodes the following:
- the LOC122753477 gene encoding mitochondrial import inner membrane translocase subunit TIM14-like: protein MANEVFIQMLTLKTQGSACRAKASTMVAVGLTIAAAGFAGRYVLQTMKHVEPQVKQAIRSLPKCAFNGGYYRGGFESKMTKQEAELILGVSPTANKGRIRDAHLQIMLLNHPDKGGYVPDKINEAKDLLESQAKKKN from the exons ATGGCCAATGAAGTGTTTATACAAATGCTCA CTTTGAAGACTCAGGGCAGTGCCTGCCGAGCCAAGGCCAGTACAATGGTAGCAGTTGGACTGACGATTGCTGCTGCAGGATTTGCAGGCCGATATGTTTTGCAAACAATGAAGCACGTGGAGCCCCAAGTAAAACAAGCTATTCGAAGTCTGCCCAAATGTGCCTTCAATGGTGGCTATTATAGAGGCGGATTTGAATCCAAAATGACAAAGCAAGAAGCCGAACTCATATTGGGAGTAAGCCCTACAGCCAATAAGGGGAGAATCAGAGATGCTCACCTGCAAATCATGCTTTTAAACCACCCAGACAAGGGAGGTTATGTACCAGACAAAATCAATGAAGCTAAAGATTTATTAGAAAGTCAAgctaagaagaaaaattaa